DNA sequence from the Acidobacteriota bacterium genome:
CTTCCTCGACGCGCAGCTCGTCGACGCCCAGCTCGGCCATCTTCTGGATCTTCACGCGTGCTCCTCGCCCGCACCGGGCCGCTTCACGAACTGGGTCCTGACGCCGAACTTGTGCGACGCCAGGCGCAGAGCCTCGGTGGCGTCCGCCAGCGGAACCCCCTCGATCTCGTACATGATCCTGCCGGGCTTCACGACGGCCACCCATTCCTCGGGCGGCCCTTTCCCCTTGCCCATGCGCGTCTCGGCCGGTTTCTTCGTGACCGGCTTGTCGGGGAAGATCCGGATCCAGAGCTTGCCGCCGCGCTTCATGTGGCGCGTGATCGTGACGCGGGCCGCCTCGATCTGGCGGCTGGTCACCCAGCCGGCCGAGAGCGACTTGAGCCCGTAGTCGCCGAACGCGAGCGTGGACCCGGTCCACGCCTTCCCGGCCCTGCGCCCGCGCTGCTGCTTGCGGAACTTGACCTTCTTGGGCATCAGCATGGCGCGATTACCTCAGGCCTTCCTGCGGCACGAGCCGTCCGCCCTGGTCGCGACGGCGGCCGAGCTGGTCCAACTCTCCCTTGTAAATCCACACCTTCACGCCGATCTTCCCGTACGTCGTCTGCGCCTCGGCGAAGCCGTAGTCGATGTCGCTCCGGAGCGTGTGCAGCGGAAGCCGGCCGTTCAGGTACCACTCGGATCGGGCGATCTCAGTCCCCGCGAGGCGGCCGGAGCAGCGGATCTTGATGCCCCGCGCGCCGAACCTCACCGCGGCCTCGATCGCCTTGCGCATGGCGCGCCGGAACGCGACGCGCTTCTCGAGCTGCATCGCCACCGACTCGCCCACGAGCTGCGCCTCGAGCTCGGGCTTGAGGATCTCCTGGATATTGATGAAGACCTCGCGCCCTGTCTTCTTCTGGATCTCGTCCCTGAGCTTGTCCACCTCGGAGCCGCGCTTGCCGATGATGATGCCGGGGCGGGACGTGAGGATGTTGATCTTCAGCTTGTTCGCCGCGCGCTCGATCTCGATGCTCGAGATGCCGGCGTGCGCGAGCCTCTTCTTGAGCTCCGCGCGGAGCCTGAGGTCCTCGTGCAGCCACTCGGCGTACTTCCGCTTCTCGTACCAGCGCGATCGCCACGGCTTGTTGAACCCAAGCCGGAACCCGTAAGGGTGAACCTTCTGTCCCAAGGAAACTCCTCGCACGCCCAGAGGCCCCGCCCCGGTGAGGGGGCGCGGCCCATCGGTCATTCGGATGATGACGCTGTTACTTCTTCACCTTCGTGGTCTTCGTCGATTCGGATTTCGTCGTTCCGGGCTTCGCGGTCGCCGGCTTAGCGCTTCCCGTCCTCGCGCCCGCCTCGGCCTTCGCGCCGCCCTGAGCCTTCTCCCCCGATCCCTTCGCGACCTTGTCGCCGGCGGCTTTCGCGGACCTGTCACCGGCGGCTTTGGCCGACTCGGCGCGGCGCCTGGCGCGCGACTCGCGCGGCCTCGCCTCCTCGCGGGCGTCGAGCTCCAGCGTGATGTGGCACGTCCGGCGCAGCACGCGGAAGGCGCGGCCGAACGTGGCCGGCCGGATCCGCTTGAACGACGGCCCGCCGTCCACCACCGCGCGGCTCACGTAGAGCGTGTCGGCGTCGACTCGCTGGTCGCCCTTCTCGGCGTTCGCCACCGCGGAGCGCAGGACCTTGACGACGTCCCGCGAGACCGCCTTCGGGCTCTCGCGCAGAAGCGCCACGGCGCGGTTCACGCCCAGACCCCGGATCTGGTCGATGACGAGGCGCGTTTTCTGCGCCGACGATCTCAGGTACCGCATCCTTGCCCTGGCGATCATGTTCCCCTTGCCTCGAGTGGGTCTTCGTGATCCACGACGGGTCGAGCGACGACGGGTCGAGCTAAGACGGGGTCTCGGGGGTTCCCACGGCGGCGGTCTTTTCACCCTTCGCCGTGTGACCCTTGAACGTCCTGGTGAAGCTGAACTCGCCGAGCTTGTGCCCGACCATGCTCTCGGTCACGTAGACGGGGATGAACTTCCTCCCGTTGTGCACCGCGATCGTGTGGCCGACGAAGTCGGGGACCACCGTGGATCGCCGCGACCACGTCTTGACGACCTTCTTCTCGAACTTGCGGTTCATCTCGTCGATGCGCTTCTTGAGGTGCCCGTCGACGAAGGGGCCCTTGCTTATGGATCGGCTCATGCTACCGCTGCCGCCTCCTGACGATTTGCGCGTCGGTTCTGGGGTTGTTGCGCGTCTTGTACCCCTTCGTGGGCTTGCCCCACGGCGTGACGGGGTGACGGCCGCCGCTGGTCTTTCCCTCGCCGCCGCCGTGCGGGTGGTCGATGGGGTTCATCGAGACGCCGCGGTTGATCGGGCGCCGTCCCATCCACCGCTTGCGCCCCGCCTTGCCGATGGAGACGTTCTCGTGATCGAGGTTGCCGACCTGCCCGATCGTCGCCATGCAGTCGAGGTGGACGAACCGGACCTCGGTCGAGGGGAGCCTCACCTGCGCGTACTTCCCTTCCTTCGCGAGGATCTCGGCGGAGCCGCCGGCCGAGCGGACCATCTGCCCGCCCTTTCCGATCTTCAGCTCGATGTTGTGGATCGGGATTCCCGGCGGGATGTTCCGCAGCGGGAGCGCGTTGCCGACCTGGATGTCGGCCGCAGCCCCCGAGACGATCTTCTGTCCCACCTGGAGCCCCGCCGGCGCGATGATGTAGCGCTTCTCCCCGTCGGCGTACACGAGGAGCGCGATGCGCGCGGAGCGGTTCGGGTCGTACTCGATCGTCGACACCGTGGCGGGGATCCCGAGCTTGTCGCGCCGGAAATCGATGATGCGGTACTGGCGCTTGTGGCCGCCCCCGCGGTGGCGGATCGTCATCCAGCCGCGGTTGTTCCGGCCGCCCGTGCTCTTCTTTGGCTCGAGCAGGCTCTTGAGCGGCGTGTGGACGGTGATCTCGTCGTTGGTGAGCCGCGTCTGGAAGCGCACGCCCGGCGATGTCGGGGAGAGCGTTCGGATGGGCATCGCCTACGTCCCCTCGAAGTATTCGATCATTTTTTCGCCGTCCTTCAGCGTCACGTAGGCCTTCTTCCAGCTGGACTGGTACCCCTGGGTCTTTCCCCGCCGCTTCATCTTGCCGGCGACGTGGATCGTCCGGACCCCGCTGACCTTGACCTTGAAGAGCATCTCGACGGCGCGCTTCACGTCGATCTTGTTTGCGTCGGGGTGGACGCGGAAGCACAGCGTCCGGGTCCTGTCCTTGAGCTCGGTCGTCTTCTCGGTGACCACGGGGCCGAGAATCGTCTGGTGGAGCGGGCGCAGGCTCATGCCGCGAGCACCTCCGCGAGCACCTTCGCCGCCGACGTGGACATGACGAGGTACTCGTACTTGAGGAGATCGACGATGTTGAGCGACGCGGAGCGCAGCACCTTGCACCGCGGCAGGTTCCGGGCCGCGAGCATCAGGTTGCGGCCGATCGGCTCGTCGAGGATCAGCGCCCCCTTGACCACGCCGAGCGCCTCGAGGGACTTGACGAGCTCGGCGGTCTTGTGGGACGAAAGCTCGAGGTCCCTCACCACGAGAATTCTCCCCTCGCGAAGCTTCTCGGAGACGGCCGCGCGGAGCGCGCCCTGCCTCTTCTTCTTCGGGAAGGCGAAGCCGTAGGAGCGGGGCGTCGGGCCGTGCACCGTGCCGCCGTGCCGCCACAGCGGTGAGCGGATGGAGCCGATGCGGGCCTGCCCCGTCTTCTTCTGCTTCCAGAGCTTGCGTCCCGCGCCCTGGACCTCGCCGCGCGTCTTCGTGTCGTGCGTTCCCGAGCGCGCCTCGGCGAGATAGTGCTTCACGGCCTCGTGGACGAGGGCGCGGTTGGTCGCCGCGCCGAAGACGTCCTCGGGCAGCGATTCCTCGCCGACCTCGTGCTTCGCCAGATCGTAGACCTTCACGGTGGATTCCATCTCGAGACTCCGCGGGCCCTAGGACTTCTTGGACTTCTTACTGACCACTCCGCGCGACGACTTCGCCTTCTTGATGTACAGGATCGCCCCGCGGGCTCCCGGGACCGCGCCGCGCACGACGAGCAGGTTGTTCTCCTCGTCCACGCGCACGACCTGGAGGTTCTTGACGGTGACCGTGTCCCCGCCCATTCGGCCGGCCATCCTCTGTCCCTTGAAGACGCGGGACGGGAACGACGAGGCGCCGATCGAGCCGGGGGCGCGGTGGAACATGGAGCCGTGCGACGCGGCGCCCCCGCTGAAATGGTGCCGCTTCATGACGCCCTGGAACCCCTTCCCCTTGGAGGTGCCCACGACGTCGACGGTGTCGGCCGGAGCGAACATGGTCACGAGCACGCGGTCGCCGACGTTGACCTCGGCCTCGTCGAGGCGCGAGAACTCCTTCTGCGTGCGAAGGAGGGGAAGCGAGTGCTTCTCGAGGTAACCGCGCTGCGGCTTGTTGACCCGGCGCGTGTTCACCTTCTCGACGTAGCCGAGGCGCACGGCCTCGTAGCCGTCGCGCTCTTTCGTGCGCTTCGCGACGACGACGCAGGGGCCGGCCCGGAGCACGGTGACGGGCACAGCGGTCCCGTCCGGCTCGTAGAGCTGGGTCATTCCCACCTTGCGCCCGATCAATCCTTCGACCACTTCGCTGCTCCGTTCGCCGTCAGGCTCCGAAAAATCCCTCTGTCATCTCTCTCAGGAACCGAATGCCTTGATCTCGACGTCCACGCCCGCCGGCAGATCGAGCTTCATCAGCGCGTCCACCGTCTGAGGGGTCGGCTCGAGGATGT
Encoded proteins:
- the rpsC gene encoding 30S ribosomal protein S3, with the translated sequence MGQKVHPYGFRLGFNKPWRSRWYEKRKYAEWLHEDLRLRAELKKRLAHAGISSIEIERAANKLKINILTSRPGIIIGKRGSEVDKLRDEIQKKTGREVFINIQEILKPELEAQLVGESVAMQLEKRVAFRRAMRKAIEAAVRFGARGIKIRCSGRLAGTEIARSEWYLNGRLPLHTLRSDIDYGFAEAQTTYGKIGVKVWIYKGELDQLGRRRDQGGRLVPQEGLR
- a CDS encoding 50S ribosomal protein L23 — its product is MSLRPLHQTILGPVVTEKTTELKDRTRTLCFRVHPDANKIDVKRAVEMLFKVKVSGVRTIHVAGKMKRRGKTQGYQSSWKKAYVTLKDGEKMIEYFEGT
- the rplV gene encoding 50S ribosomal protein L22, whose amino-acid sequence is MIARARMRYLRSSAQKTRLVIDQIRGLGVNRAVALLRESPKAVSRDVVKVLRSAVANAEKGDQRVDADTLYVSRAVVDGGPSFKRIRPATFGRAFRVLRRTCHITLELDAREEARPRESRARRRAESAKAAGDRSAKAAGDKVAKGSGEKAQGGAKAEAGARTGSAKPATAKPGTTKSESTKTTKVKK
- the rplD gene encoding 50S ribosomal protein L4, coding for MESTVKVYDLAKHEVGEESLPEDVFGAATNRALVHEAVKHYLAEARSGTHDTKTRGEVQGAGRKLWKQKKTGQARIGSIRSPLWRHGGTVHGPTPRSYGFAFPKKKRQGALRAAVSEKLREGRILVVRDLELSSHKTAELVKSLEALGVVKGALILDEPIGRNLMLAARNLPRCKVLRSASLNIVDLLKYEYLVMSTSAAKVLAEVLAA
- the rplB gene encoding 50S ribosomal protein L2, producing MPIRTLSPTSPGVRFQTRLTNDEITVHTPLKSLLEPKKSTGGRNNRGWMTIRHRGGGHKRQYRIIDFRRDKLGIPATVSTIEYDPNRSARIALLVYADGEKRYIIAPAGLQVGQKIVSGAAADIQVGNALPLRNIPPGIPIHNIELKIGKGGQMVRSAGGSAEILAKEGKYAQVRLPSTEVRFVHLDCMATIGQVGNLDHENVSIGKAGRKRWMGRRPINRGVSMNPIDHPHGGGEGKTSGGRHPVTPWGKPTKGYKTRNNPRTDAQIVRRRQR
- the rplC gene encoding 50S ribosomal protein L3, with the translated sequence MVEGLIGRKVGMTQLYEPDGTAVPVTVLRAGPCVVVAKRTKERDGYEAVRLGYVEKVNTRRVNKPQRGYLEKHSLPLLRTQKEFSRLDEAEVNVGDRVLVTMFAPADTVDVVGTSKGKGFQGVMKRHHFSGGAASHGSMFHRAPGSIGASSFPSRVFKGQRMAGRMGGDTVTVKNLQVVRVDEENNLLVVRGAVPGARGAILYIKKAKSSRGVVSKKSKKS
- the rpsS gene encoding 30S ribosomal protein S19; this encodes MSRSISKGPFVDGHLKKRIDEMNRKFEKKVVKTWSRRSTVVPDFVGHTIAVHNGRKFIPVYVTESMVGHKLGEFSFTRTFKGHTAKGEKTAAVGTPETPS
- the rplP gene encoding 50S ribosomal protein L16, with the protein product MLMPKKVKFRKQQRGRRAGKAWTGSTLAFGDYGLKSLSAGWVTSRQIEAARVTITRHMKRGGKLWIRIFPDKPVTKKPAETRMGKGKGPPEEWVAVVKPGRIMYEIEGVPLADATEALRLASHKFGVRTQFVKRPGAGEEHA